The segment CGTAAAGCGATTTCTAGGCAGATGGAAACATCTGCCGACTCGGAAATCGCGGTAAAACAAGAACTTGGAGCGGCCGATCTGATGCAATCAGATCGTGAACCGCTCTAAGCCGGCTTTTATTACCGGACGGGTAGCTCGGCGAGGCTGTCGCGATCGATCGCGGCGATCGAGGTGGCGCCGGTCAGCGCCATCGCCACCCGCATCTCGGCCTCGATCAGCTCGAGCAGATGGGCGACGCCGCGCTGTCCGCCGCCGGCCAGCGCATAGGCCCAGGCGCGCCCGAGCATCACCGTGTCGGCGCCGAGCGCCAGCAGCCGGACGACGTCGAGCCCCGATCGCACCCCGCCGTCGACGAGGATCGGCAGCGATCCGCCCACCGCGTCGGCGATCGGCGGCAGCGCCCGCGCCGTCGACAGCACCCCGTCGAGCTGCCGCCCGCCATGGTTGGACACGACGATGCCGTCGGCGCCGCTGGCCACCGCCTCGCGCGCGTCCTCGGGATCGAGGATGCCCTTCAGGATCAGCGGACCCTTCCATTCGCTGCGGATGAAATCGAGGTCGCGCCAATGGATGCCGGGATCGAAATTGCCGCCGACCCAGGCGAAGAAATCCTCCATGCCCTTGCGCCCGCCCAGCACCGGCGCGACGTTGCCGAGGTGGTGCGGCCGGCCCAGCAGGCCGACGTCCCATGCCCAGCCGGGCCGCATCATCGCCTGGCCGATCCGGCGGAGCTGCCCGCCGAGGCCGGGCGCGCCCGACAGGCCGCTGCGGCGGTCGCGATAGCGGGTGCCGGGCACCGGCATGTCGATGGTGAAGACCAGCGCCGAGCAGTTCGCCTCGACCGCCTGCGCCAGCAGGTCGCGCATGAAGGCGCGGTCGCGGATCATGTAGAGCTGGAACCAGAAGGGCTTGCTCGCCCCGCGCGCCACCTCGGCCAGCGGGCAGGCCGAGACGGTCGAGAGGGTGAAGGGGATGCCCGCCGCCTCGGCCGCGCGTACCGCCTGCACCTCGCCGCGCCGCGCGGTGAGCCCGGCGAGGCCGACCGGGGCGAGCGCCACCGGCATTGCCAGCTTCTGGCCGAACAGCTCGGTCGACAGGTCGATCGCGGACACGTCGCGCAGCACCCGCTGGCGCAGCGCGATCGCCTCCAGATCGGCGATGTTGCGGCGAAGCGTCACCTCGGCATAGGCGCCGCCGTCGATATATTCGAACAGGAAATGCGGCAGCCGCCGCCGTGCCGCTTCGCGATAGTCGATCGCCGATGCTGCGATCATGTCCCGTGCCTCCCCTTTCTGATTGTCGTCCCGGCCGGTGCGGTCAGCCCGCGAAATTGCCGGCGAAGGCGATCTGGTCGAGCGCCTTGCGGTCGCTCGGCTTCTCGCGCTCGCGATATTTCTCGGGCAGCACCGACGGATCGGCCTGCCGGCCGACCGCCGCCGCGGCGTCGATGCGGAAGCCGTCGGGCACGCCGAGCTCGCGCCGCGCCGCGTCGAAGTCGACGCCGGCCATGCCGTGCGCGCGCAGGCCCAGCTTCTCCGCCTGCAGCGCCAGCGACATCCAGGCGGCGCCGGTGTCGAAGCTGTGGCTGTGCGACAGGCTGTCCTTGAAGGTCGTTTCCGACACGAAGACGATCAGCAGCGAGCTGTTCCCCGCCCAGGCCTGGTTGGCGGGAAGGAGCAGGCCGACGAAGCGATCCCAGTCGGCGCCGCCCTGCTCCGCATAGAGCAGGCGCCACGGCTGGGCGTTGAACGCCGACGGCGCCCAGCGCGCGGCCTCGAACAGCGCGTCGCGGTCCTCCGCCGACAGCCGCGACCCGTCGAAGGCGCGGGGCGACCAGCGGTCGAGGAACAGGCGGTCGACGTTGGTATCGCTGCTACGGCCGGTCATTGCGTCATCCTTGTGCCAGGCGGTGTCGGCCGCATGATTAGACGGCGAAGGGGCTCGCCGCCAATGGCCGGATCGGAAAAGTTGTGTTCGCGAATCCGCTCCGGCCTACCGCTTGCCGACCGGCGGCAGCACCACCGTTTCGAGCAGGTCGAGCGGCATCGCGCCGTTGCCGAGGACGAGCGCGTGGAACTGGCGCAGGTCGAAGCGCCTTCCCATCCGCGCCTTGAGCCTGTCGCGCATCGCCAGCAGGCGGAGCTGGCCGAGCTTGTAGCCGAGCGCCTGGCCCGGCCACGCCATGTAGCGCTCGATCTCGGCGACGATCTCGCTCATCGGCGATCCGCTGTTCGCCTCCATATAGGCGATCGCCTGCTCGCGGCTCCATTTGAGCTGGTGCATGCCGGTGTCGACGACGAGGCGGACGCAGCGGAACAGGTCGTCGGCGAGCCGTCCGACGTCGCCCGCCGGATCATGCGCATAGAGGCCCATCTCGGCCGCCAGCCGCTCGGCATAGAGGCCCCAGCCTTCCTGATAGGCGTTGAAGCTGGCGATGCGCAGCATCAGCGGCGCCTGCGGCAGCGCGAGCAGGGTGGCGCCCTGGGTATGGTGGCCGGGCACGCCCTCATGATAGCTGAGCGTCGGTAGGCCGTAGCGGTGGACGCCGGCCATGTCGCGCAGGTTGATCCAGTAGATGCCGGGGCGCGAGCCGTCGAGCGACGGGCCGTCATAATAGCCGCCCGGCGCCGAATCCTGGGTCGCCTCCGGCACCGCGCGGATCTCCAGCCGCTGGGCGGGGATCATCGCGCGGGGCAGGAATTCGTGCTGGCGCGCCTCCATGCCCGCAACCAGCTTGCGCAGATAGTCGAGCACCTCCTCGCGCCCGGCGGGCGTGTCGGGGAAACGCTGCTTCGGGTCGTCGGCGAGCGCGTCGAGCCGGTCGCGCAGCGATCCCCTGGAGAAGCCGAGCTGGCGAAGCCGCGCCTCGATCCGCGCGGTGACGAGCTTGACCTGCTCGAGGCCGATGCGGTGGATCTCCTCGGGCGTCTCGTCGCTGTCGCCGACCGAGCGGACATTGGCGGCGTAGAGCGCCTCGCCGTCGGGCTGGGCCCAGACCCCGGCCTCCTCGCGGCCCTCGGGTAGCAGGTCGCGCACCCGCTCGCGCAACTGGCCGAAGGCGGGACGGGCGCGTTTCTCCAGCGCGGCGATCGCCCGCTGCTCGGCGGCGTCGCGGGTGCGCGCGTCGAGCCCGGCGGTCGCCATCCGGTCGCGCAGCGCGACGATCATCGGATGCCGGTCGGCCGGCCCGGCCAGGAAGCTCTCGACCACCGGCAGCGTCTTTTCGAGCAGCGCGCGGGGCGGGATGCAGCCGATCGCCTCGTCCGCCCGCGACTTCTCGACCACCCCGGCGAAGCCCGTCGCGAAGCCGTCGAGCTTCTCGATCCAGGCGTCGACCTCGATCGGCGAGGACAGCGGCTGCTGCGCGATCATCACGTTCGGGGTGTTCACCACCGGTCCGGAGATCTGGTTGATGACATAGGGCTCGTGCCCCGAGAACCAGAAGGGGTTGGGCCGGCCATAGCCGATCGCGGCGCTGCGCGTGCCGTTCTCGATCACCGCCGCGGCGATCTTCAGCCGGAGCTGGCCGAGCCGGTCGTTCTCGCAATCGATCTGTTCGATGGCGATGCCCGCCTCGCCCAGCGCGGTGCGCCAGGCCTCCTCCCCCTCGGGCGAATAATCGTCCATCGAGCGCGCATAGGGGCCGCCCGCCGCCGACCCCGCGACCCCGCCATAGGTGGCGATCTCGGGCGTGTGGCGCAGCAGCTTGAGCGTGATCGCGTCGACCGGCGTGGTGATCGGGCAGGGACCCGGTCGCTTGGGCGGCGGGGCGGTCTGGGCCGCGAGCGCGGCGGGCAGCGCCGGGGCGATGGCGGTGGCGCCGAGCAACTGCGCGAAGCGGCGGCGGGAGAGGGCGGGCAAGGGGGCGGGGAAGCGAGATGATTCCATAGATGCTGCGGCATGTGGTGACATTTTCGGGGCGGGACGGCAACAGTCGGCCGATGTTCATTCTCGATTCGATCGAAGCCGCGGGCGGGCGCATCGCGCGGATCAGCCTCGACCGGCCCGCCGCGCGCAACGCCATCGCGATCGGCCAGTGGCCGGCGCTCGCCGACGCGGCCGGGGAAGCCGCCGCCTCGGGCGCCCGCGCGCTGATCGTCCGGTCGGGCGCGCCGGGCATCTTCTCCGCCGGAGCGGACCTCGGCGACCTTGCCGGGCTGGCGGCCGATCCGGCGCTGCGCCATCGCTTCCGCATCGACATGGCGCGCGCCTTCGATGCGATAGCGGGCCTGCCGATCGCGACGATCGCGGCGGTCGACGGCGGCTGCTACGGGGCCGGCGTCGCGCTGGCCATGGCCTGCGACATGCGGGTCGCGGGCGACGGGGCGCGGTTCGCGATCACCCCGGCCAAGGTCGGCATCGTCTATCCGGCCTGCGACGTCGAGCGGCTGAAGGCGCTGGTCGGGCCGGGGCAGGCGGCGCGGCTGCTCGCCACCGGCATGACGATCGACGCCGACGAGGCGCTGGCGATCGGCCTGGTCGAGGAGCGGGCCGGCTCGGCCGACGCGGCGGCGCTGGCGCTGGCCGAAGCGATCGCCGCCAATGCGCGGTCGAGCGTCGCCGGGCTGAAGCGCATCCTGGCCGGCGACGAGGCCGCCGACCGGCTGTTCGAGGAGGCGTTCGGCGGCGCCGACTTCGGCGAGGGGCTGGCCGCGTTCCGGGAGCGGCGCAAGCCGGCGTTCGGGGCATGAGCGACGTGCTGCTGATCGCCGACCATGCGTCGAACCATGTGCCGGCCGATATCGACCTCGACATCGATCCGGTGCTGCTGAACCAGCATATGGCGATCGACATCGGCGTCGATCCGCTCGGCCGGCTGCTCTGCGCCCGGCTCGGCATGGACGGAATCTTCGGCCCGGTCTCGCGCCTCGTCATCGACCTCAACCGCGAGGAGGACGCCGCCGGCCTGATCCCGTCCGAAAGCGACGGCTTCGCGATCCCGGGCAACAAGCTGCTCGACGCGGACGGGCGGCGGGCGCGGGTCGAGCGCTTCTGGCGGCCCTATCATCAGGGGATCGCCGCGCGGATCGCGGCGGAGCGCCCCTGCCTGATCGTGTCGCTGCACAGCTTCACGCCGCGCCTGTCGGCCCGGCCCGAGGAGGCGCGGCCCTGGCAGGTCGGCGTCCTCTACAACCGCGACGACCGCGCCGCCCGGCCCGGCATCGCCGCGCTGCGCGCCGCCGGCATCGTCACCGGCGACAACGAGCCCTATTCGGGCAAGGTGCTCAACGCGACGATGAACATGCATGCCGAGGCGAACGCCGTCCCCTATCTGGGGCTGGAGGTGCGCCAGGACCTGATCGGCGACGAGGCGGGCGTGGCGGCCTGGGCCGACCGGCTGGGACCGGTGATCGCCGAGGTGGCGGACGGCCTGCGCAAGGCCGCCGCCGATCGCTGAGCGGCCGCGCCGCATGGACGCTCGGCCGGTTCCTTGTTAGGCAGGGCCATCGCCGGCATCGCCCCGTAAGCGCCGGCGACTGAGAGACCGGCGTGCTCCCGCTTACGATGGAGTGCTGCCGTGAACCCCGATATCGACCGGACGGCATTGCTCCGCGCGCACGCGACGCTTTCCGCCGGCTGCGCGTTCGTCGCGACCTATGCCGGGCGGGAGGGGGCGGCGCGGACGGCCCATCCGGCCCATGCGCGGATGACCGGCAATCGCCTTCACGAGCTCGATCGCTTCCTGTCGGTGCTGATCGACGAGGCGGCATCGCTGCTGAACGGACCGCGCCGGGACGCGCGGCTTTTCGCCCGGATGCGCAACACCCCGGAAAAGCTGCGACGGCTCGGGACCGTGGCCGCGCTCCACGGCGCGGTCGGCCAGCGCCTGGGCGCGATCGGGCGTATCTGCGCCTATCTGCGCCATTGCGGCGACGGCGTCCATCGCTCCGGGCTGGCCCGGGATATCCAGCTCGCCGGCGGGCGGACGGACGGCGGGCGAACGATCGCCGAAACCCCCATGGGGCTGTACCTCGAACCGCCGACGATCGTCGCGATTGCCGGCCTCTACCGGCTCGTCGGGGATGCGCTGCTGCTGTCCGTCGATGGGACCGCACCTTGACTTTTGGCGGTGCAGGGCCCATTTGCGTTCCGCTAACGTCGCCTGCGACGGAATTTGATGCCTAGACCTCGATAGGGGTCTGATCCACGTTATCGGCGGAAGCGCAGGCGCCTTCGTCCCGAACGTTTCGGCTCCAGGCTGATCCTTCCTTTCTCTCGCTTCAAGCTCTGTCCGTGCTTTTGCGGACGGATTCCCTGATGTTTTGAAAGGACATCATCATGCCGATCGGCACCGTCAAATTTTTCAACGCCGACAAGGGCTATGGCTTCATCGCGCCCGAGGAGGGCGGCGATGACAGCTTCGTGCATATCAGCGCCGTCGAGCGCGCCGGCATGGCCACGCTGAACAAGGATCAGCGGATCAGCTACGAGGTCGAGACCGATCGTCGCGGCAAGTCGTCGGCCGTCAACCTCCAGGCCGTTTGAAGCCTTGGCCAAGGAGGAACTGCTCGTTCTCAATGGGTTGATCCAGGAGATCCTTCCCGATGGACGCTTTCGCGTCTCGCTGGAGAACGATCATTCCATCATCGCCTACACGGCCGGCCGGATGCGGCGTTTCCGCATCCGATCGGTCGTCGGCGACGCCGTTCAGGTGGAGATGAGCCCCTATGATCTCGGCAAGGGCCGGATCATCTATCGCGAGCGGACACCCGGCCCTGCGGGCGCGGGTGGCCGCAGGCCGCGACGCTAGAGCCTGATCGCTCGAGGTGGAAAAACGCTCTGCGTTTCCACCGATGACGTGAATCAGGCCCTATTCGAGGTCCAGGGCATCGCGAACAGGAACCTGGAACGAGCCGCGCGATATCCGATCGCGCGGTTCGCTCCGGTTCTCATGACAACCCGCGTCCGATCGGACGCGACAAGGACATCAATGTTTTTCAAGAAGACCATAGGTAACAGCAAGAATCTTTACCCCAACGCCGCTTTTCCCAAGAAGGCACGAGGCATGACGAGCGGCACATTGTCCCGCCAGGAACTCCAGCGCATCGTCGCCGACATCATCGGCTGACGGGCCTTCAACCAAAGGACCGCGCATGTCGGCTACCAGCGATTTCTATCTCGCCCGCGCGGCGGAAAGCGCCCTTCAGGCGGAATCCACCGATCTGGCGAACGTGCGGGATCGCTGGCTTCGCGCCGAAAGCGCCTGGCGCGCCATGGCCGACAAGCTGGTGAGCAGCGAACGCAAGCGCGCCGAGGCGGCAACCGAGAAAGCCGAACGCGCCAGCTTCTGATGCGACAGGTCGTTCGGCGGGATTCGTCATCGCCTTTCGACCGTCACCAGATCGGCGGCGTCGCGCGCCGCGATCGCCGCGCTCTGGGCCAGCAGGTCGAGCATGCGATCGCTGACCCGCTGGTCGAGCAACATCTGGATGCCGAGCTCGACCTTGGTCGCCCGGGCCATGTTCCCGGCCCGCGCGAAGATCGTCCGGCTATCCTTCAGGCTCTTGAGCAATCCCCGGCGCCGCAGCGAGCGGCCATCGTCGTCCGGGTTCATCGGAACCTCCTTCAGCAACCACGATACGGATCGACAACGCATCGGCGCGCCGGTTGGTTCAGCCCGCGGCGCGGCCGAGGCGCGAGCGCAGGTAGAGGTGGGTCGTCATCGTCGCGCCCAATATCGGCGCGATCAGGTTGACGAAGGGGATCAGGAACAGGCCGGTCACGGTCGATCCGATCAGCATCCGCTCGATCCGCGTCCTTCCCAGCCAGCCATGCCGCTCGGCCCGATCGGCGTGGCGCGCGGCGACCATCTCGCCCAGGTCGCGGCCGAAGGCGATGCCGTTGACGACCACGAACAGGATCAGCGGCCCGATGCCGGTGAACAGCAGGATGACGTAGAAGGGCAGGGCGACGAGATTGTAGATCAGCACGCGCGCGGCCGATCGCAGGCCGAGCAGGACGGCGGCGCCCGGCCCGATCGATCGCGCCGCGACCGCGGCCTGCGGATAATGGCGTTGCTCGACGATCGCCGCGATCCGCTCGACATAGGCGCAGACCACCCCCAGCGCGACGGCGGGGAACAGGAACCACAGCGCGAGCAGGGTCAGCACCACGGCGCCGACGCCGCCCTCGGCCAGGCTGAGCGTGCATTCCATGTCGCCGAACGCGGCGCAGGGATCGCTGCCCGCCAGGGCCCAGCCGAGCGTGACGCCCAGCGCCGCGAAGATCAGCAGGGTGATCAGCAGCGACCGGAGCAGGACGCCGAGAATCCGGGAGTCGGCCAGGTCGCCGACAGCGAGGGGAAGGATGCCGATCATGGCGGCACTACGGTTGACGGCGGCCGGGGTTCCGGGAGGCGTCACCGCGCCTCATGCGGCACCGGCCTCGGCCTCGCCGTCGCGCTCCTCCAGGATGGTCCGGCGGAACGCCGCGCCGGTCGGCGACAGCTCCTCGCCATGGACGAGCCATAGCGAGCTGGGGCTGGGCGCGGCGAAGGAGCGGTTGACGACATTGTCGACGTGCAGCCGCGCCATCGACTGGGCGATGATGGTCGGCCCGAAGCCGGCCGAGACGAGGCCGAGCAGCGTCGCCAGGCTGCGCGCCTCATGCGCGATCTTCGGCACGAATCCGGCCTCCTCGCACAGCGCGAAGAAATGCTCGGTGAAGCCGGTGCCGTTGGGCGGGCCGTAGAGGACCAGCGGCTCGTCGCGCAGGTCGGCGATCCGGGGCGGCTGCGGGCGGCGGGCGAGCCAATGGTCGTCGCGCACCGCCAGGATCATCTCCTCCTGCTGGAGGCATTGCGCCACCACGCCGTCGGGCAGGACCGGGGTCCGGTAGTCGCGGACGATGCCGATATCGAGCTGGCGGCTGAGCACGCCCTCGATCTGCTCGTCGCGCCCCTGTTCGCGCAGGATCAGTTCGACATCGGGATAGGTCCGGCGAAAGCGGTGCAGCGCGCGCGCGACGAACGGGATGAACGGCCCGGAGGTGGTGAAGCCCAGGCCGAGCCGGCCGATCTCCGCGCTATGGGCGAGCCGCGCGATCCGGGCCGCGCGATCGGCCTGTTCGAGCGCGCGGCGCGCCTCCGGCTCGAACAGCCGCCCGGCCTCGGTCAGGCGGACGCGCCGGCTGGTGCGGTCGAACAGCTTTACGCCCAGCTCGTCCTCCAGCGCCCTGATCTGCTTGCTGAGCGGCGGTTGCGAGATGCCCAGCCGCTGGGCCGCGCGGCCGAAATGCATCTCGTCGGCCACACGAAGGAAATAGCGCAAATGCCGCAGGTCCATCGATCCATTCCGCTGGGATATCGATCGAGGCATATTATGTATTAGACGCGAAATGTCCAACGCGGCATGGGCGTGATCAAATGGGACGGCGCCCCGCGCCGGTCGCCGCGGATTCCGTGGAGTCCACGACCAGTGCTCCCCGCGCCGACATCGTCAGGAGAGGCGAATGCTATTGCGTCGCGGCACCGGTTCCGCCGACGATGCATCCGGGAGTCGTGAATGATCGGTATCGTCAAGGTCGCCCTGCATCGTCCGCTGACCTTCATCGTCATGGCGATCCTGATCGCGATCGGGGGCACGCTGGCGGCGCTGCGCACGCCGGTCGACATCTTCCCCAACATCCGCATCCCGGTGATCGCCGTGGCCTGGCAATATGCCGGCCTGCCGCCCCAGGACATGGCGGACCGGGTCATCGGCCCCTATGAGCGGGTGCTGACCACCACGGTCAACGACATCGACCATATCGAGAGCCAGTCGCTGCTCGGCGTCGGCATCGTCAAGATCTACTTCCAGCCGGGCGCCGACATCCGCACCGCGACGGCGCAGGTCACCTCGATCTCGCAGACCGTGCTGCGGCAGATGCCGCCGGGCACCACGCCGCCGCTGATCCTCAACTACAACGCGTCGACCGTGCCGATCCTCCAGCTCGCCCTGTCGGGCAAGGGGCTGTCGGAGCAGCAGTTGTTCGACATCGGCCAGAACCAGATCCGGCCGCAGCTCGTCACCGTGCCCGGCCTCGCCATGCCCTTCCCGTCGGGCGGCAAGCAGCGGCAGGTGCAGATCGACCTCAACCCGCTCGCGCTCCAGTCGAAGGGCCTGTCGGCGCAGGACGTCGGCGCCGCGATCGCCGCGCAGAACCAGATCAACCCCGCCGGCTTCATCAAGATCGGCGAGACCCAGTACAGCGTCCGCCTGAACAACGCGCCCGCGTCGATCGAGGCGCTCAACAACCTGCCGGTCAAGGTGGTCAACGGCGCGACCATCTACATGCGCGACGTCGCCTATGTCCGCGACGGCAGCGCGCCGCAGCAGAACATCGTCCATGTCGAGGGAAGCCGGTCGGCGCTGCTGACCATCCTCAAGAACGGGGCGACGTCGACCCTGGCGATCGTCGAGGGGGTCAAGGACAAGCTGCCGAGCATCGCCGCGACGCTGCCCGACAGCCTTCGCATCCTGCCGATCGGGGATCAGTCGTTGTTCGTGAAGGCGGCGGTGCAGGGCGTCATCCACGAGGGCGCCATCGCCGCCGCGCTGACCTCGCTGATGATCCTGCTGTTCCTCGGCTCGTGGCGCTCGACGGTGATCATCGCGCTGTCGATCCCGCTCGCCATCCTCGGCGCGATCGCGGCGCTCGCCGCCTTCGGCCAGACGCTCAACGTCATGACGCTGGGCGGTCTCGCGCTCGCGGTCGGCATCCTCGTCGACGACGCGACGGTGACGATCGAGAACATCAACTGGCACCTCGAGCAGGGCAAGACCGTGATCGAGGCGATCCTCGCCGGCGCGGCGCAGATCGTCACGCCGGCCTTCGTCTCGCTGC is part of the Rhizorhabdus wittichii RW1 genome and harbors:
- a CDS encoding FMN-dependent alpha-hydroxy acid dehydrogenase (PFAM: FMN-dependent alpha-hydroxy acid dehydrogenase), which gives rise to MIAASAIDYREAARRRLPHFLFEYIDGGAYAEVTLRRNIADLEAIALRQRVLRDVSAIDLSTELFGQKLAMPVALAPVGLAGLTARRGEVQAVRAAEAAGIPFTLSTVSACPLAEVARGASKPFWFQLYMIRDRAFMRDLLAQAVEANCSALVFTIDMPVPGTRYRDRRSGLSGAPGLGGQLRRIGQAMMRPGWAWDVGLLGRPHHLGNVAPVLGGRKGMEDFFAWVGGNFDPGIHWRDLDFIRSEWKGPLILKGILDPEDAREAVASGADGIVVSNHGGRQLDGVLSTARALPPIADAVGGSLPILVDGGVRSGLDVVRLLALGADTVMLGRAWAYALAGGGQRGVAHLLELIEAEMRVAMALTGATSIAAIDRDSLAELPVR
- a CDS encoding nitroreductase (PFAM: nitroreductase); protein product: MTGRSSDTNVDRLFLDRWSPRAFDGSRLSAEDRDALFEAARWAPSAFNAQPWRLLYAEQGGADWDRFVGLLLPANQAWAGNSSLLIVFVSETTFKDSLSHSHSFDTGAAWMSLALQAEKLGLRAHGMAGVDFDAARRELGVPDGFRIDAAAAVGRQADPSVLPEKYREREKPSDRKALDQIAFAGNFAG
- a CDS encoding protein of unknown function DUF885 (PFAM: protein of unknown function DUF885) is translated as MSPHAAASMESSRFPAPLPALSRRRFAQLLGATAIAPALPAALAAQTAPPPKRPGPCPITTPVDAITLKLLRHTPEIATYGGVAGSAAGGPYARSMDDYSPEGEEAWRTALGEAGIAIEQIDCENDRLGQLRLKIAAAVIENGTRSAAIGYGRPNPFWFSGHEPYVINQISGPVVNTPNVMIAQQPLSSPIEVDAWIEKLDGFATGFAGVVEKSRADEAIGCIPPRALLEKTLPVVESFLAGPADRHPMIVALRDRMATAGLDARTRDAAEQRAIAALEKRARPAFGQLRERVRDLLPEGREEAGVWAQPDGEALYAANVRSVGDSDETPEEIHRIGLEQVKLVTARIEARLRQLGFSRGSLRDRLDALADDPKQRFPDTPAGREEVLDYLRKLVAGMEARQHEFLPRAMIPAQRLEIRAVPEATQDSAPGGYYDGPSLDGSRPGIYWINLRDMAGVHRYGLPTLSYHEGVPGHHTQGATLLALPQAPLMLRIASFNAYQEGWGLYAERLAAEMGLYAHDPAGDVGRLADDLFRCVRLVVDTGMHQLKWSREQAIAYMEANSGSPMSEIVAEIERYMAWPGQALGYKLGQLRLLAMRDRLKARMGRRFDLRQFHALVLGNGAMPLDLLETVVLPPVGKR
- a CDS encoding N-formylglutamate amidohydrolase (PFAM: N-formylglutamate amidohydrolase), whose amino-acid sequence is MSDVLLIADHASNHVPADIDLDIDPVLLNQHMAIDIGVDPLGRLLCARLGMDGIFGPVSRLVIDLNREEDAAGLIPSESDGFAIPGNKLLDADGRRARVERFWRPYHQGIAARIAAERPCLIVSLHSFTPRLSARPEEARPWQVGVLYNRDDRAARPGIAALRAAGIVTGDNEPYSGKVLNATMNMHAEANAVPYLGLEVRQDLIGDEAGVAAWADRLGPVIAEVADGLRKAAADR
- a CDS encoding cold-shock DNA-binding protein family (PFAM: Cold-shock protein, DNA-binding~SMART: Cold shock protein); translated protein: MPIGTVKFFNADKGYGFIAPEEGGDDSFVHISAVERAGMATLNKDQRISYEVETDRRGKSSAVNLQAV
- a CDS encoding bacterial translation initiation factor 1 (bIF-1) (TIGRFAM: translation initiation factor IF-1~PFAM: S1, IF1 family protein), which gives rise to MAKEELLVLNGLIQEILPDGRFRVSLENDHSIIAYTAGRMRRFRIRSVVGDAVQVEMSPYDLGKGRIIYRERTPGPAGAGGRRPRR
- a CDS encoding transcriptional regulator, LysR family (PFAM: regulatory protein, LysR; LysR, substrate-binding) codes for the protein MPRSISQRNGSMDLRHLRYFLRVADEMHFGRAAQRLGISQPPLSKQIRALEDELGVKLFDRTSRRVRLTEAGRLFEPEARRALEQADRAARIARLAHSAEIGRLGLGFTTSGPFIPFVARALHRFRRTYPDVELILREQGRDEQIEGVLSRQLDIGIVRDYRTPVLPDGVVAQCLQQEEMILAVRDDHWLARRPQPPRIADLRDEPLVLYGPPNGTGFTEHFFALCEEAGFVPKIAHEARSLATLLGLVSAGFGPTIIAQSMARLHVDNVVNRSFAAPSPSSLWLVHGEELSPTGAAFRRTILEERDGEAEAGAA